A window of Bacillus sp. DX3.1 genomic DNA:
CCCCACTCTTCTCCTAATAATTGTTCCAACCATTCCATATTCATTACCCGTTAACAAATCCTTATCTTTTATAGTTATGAAAAGAAAAACCGCAACATCTTTTGAATCTGTTGTGGATTCATATAAATATTTTTTACTGTAAGAGGATGTTCAAAAAGTCCGGTACTCGTGTAACTCCATCTACACTCCGTATCCTTCTAGCTTCCGCGCCTCGAACTAATCGGCTCTCTTTATCCTCTTTTTGAACACGCACTGTAATTGAATGAAAGAAAAAGAAATCTTGGCGCATGCCAAGAAAGTAGGACAAACAAAATGTCCAATCTTTTACTTTATTTTATAAAATCAATGATAGAATGGCAACTTATCAAAATCGTCACCTTTATCAATTCTACATTTATTACATTCTCATCGTCAAGTGGCGATTTGTCACATTATCGCCACTATATACGAACTAATCGGAGCTATTTGCAGCTCATTTCCTTGAAATGAAGAAATCGGCTGTACATTTGCTACTTTATCATCTGCTAATACATACCACGTTTCATTTTTTGGTAGAGAAATCGTTTCTGATTGTAATCCGCTATGAAACAAAACAACAATCTCCTTCCAAGGCCCAAATTGTTCAACATGCTGCAGATGGTAAGCGACGATAGAAGAAGGTGTTTGCAAAAAGGTCATATGTTCCTTTATTAAATCAGAATTGGGTAAACGAAATGCCCCGTGCGCCATGCGAATTGCGATGATTCCTTGTATATAAGCAATCGCTTCCATTTCTCTTTCTTTTCGATCCCAATCTATTTGATTAATCTCATCAAGCGCATTATAACTGTTTTCATTTCCATTCTTTGAACGGTAAAATTCTTGTCCTGCATGCAAAAACGGAATACCTTGTGCGAGCAACGTCATTACTGTCGCTAAACGATGACGACGTTTTTGTATATGTTCGGCTTCTTGATTACTGCACACCAATTTATCCCACATCGTCATATTGTCATGGCATTCGACATAATTAATTGTTTGAACAGGTTCTATAAATAGCCCTTGTTCTTTTACATGCGAAAGGCTCCCCGTTAAAACATATTGCAGATGCTTCGGATCTATACTTCCTCCGAATGCAAATCCACGCTTATCCACATCAAACGTGCTGCCTTTTATCGCATCACGAAATTGATCGTTAAACTGTGCAATTTTTGGAATCTTATTCGCATTATATAGCACTGCCTTTTCTTCTGCTGGAAGTGGCGTTTGTAAATCCCACCCTTCTCCTAATAACAGCGCATCCTTTTTTTTAGCCGTTACTTTCTTTTGCAATACATTCATTGTTTCTACATCTAAAATTCCCATTAAATCAAATCGAAAACCATCTACTCCATATTCAGTAAGCCAATACAAAACAGAATCAATGATAAATTTCCGCACCATTTTTCGTTCGGATGCTAGATCATTCCCGACTCCAGTTCCATTTGAGGGCATACCATTTTCATCGTGCCGAAAATAGTATCCTGGTACGAGTTTTTCAAAGGAAGACGTTTCGCGTTCATATACATGATTGTACACAACATCCAAAATCACTCGAAGTCCATGTTTATGAAACATCTGAATGAGCTGTTTACACTCTAGAATTCGGTTATAAGGATCGAATGGATCTGTTGCATATACTCCCGTTGGAGCGTTGTAATATAATGGGTTGTATCCCCAGTTATAAGATTCAAGTGGGTTTGCTTCATCCACTCCTGCAAAATGATGCAGTGGTAATATTTCAACGTGCGTGACACCTAATTCTTTTATATATGAAAAAGAAGTTGCCGTCCCCAGCTTTCCCTTCGTATTCTCTTCCGCTAATCCAACATACGTCCCTTTTTGTTTCACACCACTATTTGGATGCATTGTAGCATCGCGAATATGCACTTCATAAAGAATTGCATCCGTTGGAGAAGCAAGTTCAGTTAATGATGTTTGTTCTTCCATACATGTTTTCGTAAGGTCGATCACAATTCCATACGTACCATTCACTGATACAGATTTCGCATATGGATCTACAGCTTCTCGCCATATTAAATTAATACAAACGAGAAACGTGTATTGTGCCCCATCCCAATCACCATGTAAATCTTGAAACCAAACACCATTCTCTTCCCTTTTCATTTCATAATCTGTATATTCTTTATCATTTTTATAAATTCGCACTTTCGCGAGTAGCGCAGTCGGTGCCCACACTTTAAAAGTCGTTGCTTCATTTCTGTAACAAGCTCCTAAATCCGTACCGTCATAATAATATCTCTCATCGAATGCAGCTGTCCGAATAACCGCTCCGATTTGTAAATCTGTTTCCTCATTCCGCTCATCTCGCACTGTATAAGATTGGCCTACATCAAGCGGATGCTCTATATAACTTTCATACTTTGTTACACCTGAAAGAGAAAGCGTTTGAACAATAGAAAGCTCCCACACATGATTTCCATCATGTACAAAAAATGTCCGGCTTGTTCCATACGCATGCGGGAGCAAAATTGTAATCTTATTCACTTCATCTAAATAGGCTTCAAATGGACGTTGCACTTTCAGCATAAAAAATCACCATCATTCTCGGAATTAAAGTGAAACTTCATTTAGAAGAAACTTGTTTCTCCTAAAGATGAATTGAACCAATCAGACTCTAAATACCAAATAACTATTTTCTATAGTATATTCACAATTATAAGAAACGTTTTTAAGCTTTACATGTATGTAACTTTATTTCATAAATCGGCTTATATTTCGGGGTTTGATTAATTTGCGATTCATATAATGTAACAGTATCAGTTTGAAACAAAACCGTTTCTATTTGTTTCAAACTCTTAAGATCAAATTGATTTTCCCCAAGCCACTTACGAGCAACGGTAATATGTGGATGATACGGACGTGTTTCTAAGGTAAAACCGTTTCTCTCACACATCGTATGTACTTGCTTTTGTAGTTGAAATAAAGCTGAATTTTCTTTCACACCTGCCCAAAACACACGCGGACGCTCCGCAACCCCAAATGTAGAAAATCCTTGCAATGTAAGGGAAAATGTTTCCGTAGATATGAGTTGTTGTAAACTCCTCTCTACTCCTGCAAGCTGATCCGCACTTGCACTCCCTAAAAAAGCAAGTGTAATATGATAATCCTCTTGATGTACCCATGAGCGAAATGGTAACTCACCTTTCATTTCCTCTTTAAAGCTCCCAAGCATCTCTTTTATATGCTGCGGTAAAGTAACCGCCACAAAATAATGTTTCACCATTTTCATCTTCTCCTTTCTGTTATTGTTGCTTTCCTTCTTTATCTCATTCATATAAAGTGAAACTTTAATCAGTGGGGGTTTTCTTCATCCCCCACTGATTATTAGCCCTCACCAATCGGGCTTTTTCGGGCAATTTATCCCCCAAGCTAACTTTTTTTCTTCTTGTAGAACTTTGAGGCGGGGGTATTACTGTTCGTTAATACGGGATGAAATGCAGTAATACAGAACTTCATTGGCAAATTAGTAAACAAGAAAAAAGTAAAAAGAATCCGCTCTCTAAATAGAGAGCGGTCATGTATCGTTACAAACGAAACTAGCCGTGGGGGGATGTAGCCCCGCCGATAGAAGTTTCACCTTATTTTGCTAGTTCATAAATTGCTTCTGCATAAATCGCTGTTGCTTTTAATAAATCTTCAATTTCAATATATTCATCTTTTTGATGAGCAAGTTCTTCTTTTCCAGGGAACAACGGACCAAATGCTACACCTGCTTGTAATGAACGAGCATATGTACCACCACCAATCGCTAATAGTTCCGCTTTCTCTCCCATTTGCTCCTCGTATACACGCTGTAATGTGCGAATTAACACATGCTCTTTATCAACATGATGGGGGCGCGAATTAGAAAAATCAGCCACTTGGAAATCTTTTGCGCTAACATAGTCTCTTAGTTTTTGCACTGTCTCTTCAAAATTTGTTGTTACCGGATAACGTACATTTAAACCTAGTTTACCGCCTTCTTCTTTCGTATAAGAGAGACGACCTACATTAACTGTTAGCGGCCCGCTAATCTCATCTTCATAAGCAATACCTGCTTTTTCTCCAAGTGTATCATCCGTAAATGTTTCAGCTACAAATGTAGCAAATGATGCACCTTTTCCATCAAGAGCAATCTTTTTTAAAAAATTGACTAGCAATAAACCAGCATTTTCTCCTTTTTCAGGCGTAGAACCGTGTGCTGAAATTCCTTCTGCTTGCAATGTAACAGTATTTCCTTCTACATTTGCCGCACCTGTTTTCCCAGCTTTCTGCAAGTATTGTTCATACGCAGCTTTAGCTTTTGCCACGTTCTCTCCTACAAGAACTGCTTCCGCGAAGTCAGGAACCATATTTAAACGACGACCAGAAGAGAATGAAACTAATTCATATTCTCCACCTGTTGTTTCCGTATGATTTTGCACAACTTGTATATCAGAAATTCCTTTTTCAGCATTAATAATTGGAAAATCTGCATCTGGTGCAAATCCCATCGTCGGCATTTCTTCATGTTTAAAATAATGATCTACACACTTCCAATTACTTTCTTCATCCGTTCCTAAAATCATGCGAACACGTTTAGAAAGCGGTAATCCTAGTTCTTTTACAATTTTCATTGCATAATAAGCCGCCATTGTCGGCCCTTTATCATCAATTGCACCACGTGCAAAAATCTTTCCATCACGAATATCCGCGCTATAAGCAGGCGTTGTCCAACCGTCTCCTTCTGGCACAACATCAACATGACAAAGAATACCGATTAGTTCTTCTCCTTGTCCCATTTCAAGGTGGCCTGCATAGCCTTCTAAATTTTTGGAAACAAACCCATCTGCTTCTCCTTTATGTAACATGAAAGATAATGCTTTGGCTACACCATCTCCAAACGGTGCACCTTCTTTCGCTGTTTCTTCTTCCCATACACTTTTAATTTGTAAAAATTGCTGTACATCATGAATCATTGCATCTTTTTTCTTTTCAACTTCTTGTGTCCAGTTAATTGCTGACATAACCCTTTCACCTTCTTCTCTATTCTCTCTCTCATCATAGCAAATGAAAATCTCTTATGCCAATATGAGTATATTAGATAATGAACAATTTTAACATTTCAGATAATTTTCATTAGTTTTTCTTTTATTTTTCTAAAAAATTTTGCAGGAATTTGACGTTTTACGTAGAAATTTATGTGGTAGTTGATACGAGAGACATAGAATATCAGCTTCCAATATTTTGGGATTTCATTATTTGTTAAACTTTTGTAAAATTTAAGTAAGTTAGAGCATGAATTTTGTCATATGGAGTACAATGTAAGTAAGGACCTTCTTTCCTGAATGGGTCAAAAAAACTAGTAGAGGAGCGGTTTTCTCTTGAAACCTACAACTACTCGTATGCTAACACGCATTAAATCAATTTATATGTACATTAACGAAAATGGTACGGTAACGACGAAAGACCTTGTAGATGAGTTCGGGATCACACCACGAACGATACAACGTGATCTGAATGTGTTGCAGTTTAATGAGCTCGTGTATAGCCCTTGCCGCGGTAAGTGGACAACAACAGGAAAGAAAGTGAGAATGACTTCGTAATGTAAATAATTGTATCCAAAATATAATACATACCCCTTTCTAACAATTAAGAAAGGGGTTCTTTTTATTCTTTGGAATCGGTCTCAATACGAAACTCTTTCAGCATTTCCACTTCTTCATCTGTCAATTCACGATATTCACCAAGCTCTAATTCTTCATCTAACACTAAAGGTCCCATCTCTGTTCTCTTTAAATAGACAACTTTTTTTCCAACAGCTTCAAACATACGCTTCACTTGATGGAACTTTCCTTCTGTAATTACAAGTTCAATTTCAGAGACATCATCACTTTTTAAAATTGTAAGATATCCTGGCTTTGTTTCATAGCCATCATCTAAAATAACTCCTCTTTCAAATGCCTCTACATCTTCTTCCGTTACTTTCCCAGCTATTTCTGCATAATACTTTTTCGGTACGTGTTTTTTCGGAGCTAACAATTGATGTGCTAGCTTCCCGTCATTTGTTAATAAAAGAAAACCTTCTGTATCAATATCAAGTCTTCCTACTGGAAATGGATCGAAAATAGCATCTTCCAATTCTAATAAATCAACAACTGTTTCATGATTCTCATCTTCTGTTGCTGAGATTACACCTTGAGGTTTATGCATCATTAAGTAGACAAATTCTTTATACTCAACAGTCTCACCGTGAATTGTAACTTCTTGTTCTTCTACATTCACATGAAATTTCGCATCTTTCACTGGTGTCCCGTCTATTTTTACAACACCATCTTTTAATAATTTCTTCACTTCTTTTCTACTACCATATCCCATGTTTGCTAATAATTTATCTAATCTCACTTCGTTCACCTTCTTTATTCATCATAGAAAAAGGGAGCGTTATTACGCCCCTTTCGCTTTTATTTTCAATTTTAGTTTACTGCCAAGTTTGCGTTGAATCTTTTCTAAAAACTCTCCGCCAAATACTCTTTCAAGTACACCTGTACGAAGTGCTAAATATCCATATACAACAGCACCAAATACTGCACAAACCGCAACGGTAACAAGGGCTGCAAAGCGGCTTGTCTCATATGGAAGTATGAAAGAAAGCATCCATTGTGATAGTTTAACAGCAATAACCATTGCAACTGCCAATACTGCAATTTGGAATGTTCTCTTATATACAACACCAAATGAATAGTGTGCGTATTTTCGAATTTGTTTATTCGTATACCAAATG
This region includes:
- the thpR gene encoding RNA 2',3'-cyclic phosphodiesterase, which encodes MVKHYFVAVTLPQHIKEMLGSFKEEMKGELPFRSWVHQEDYHITLAFLGSASADQLAGVERSLQQLISTETFSLTLQGFSTFGVAERPRVFWAGVKENSALFQLQKQVHTMCERNGFTLETRPYHPHITVARKWLGENQFDLKSLKQIETVLFQTDTVTLYESQINQTPKYKPIYEIKLHTCKA
- a CDS encoding pseudouridine synthase codes for the protein MRLDKLLANMGYGSRKEVKKLLKDGVVKIDGTPVKDAKFHVNVEEQEVTIHGETVEYKEFVYLMMHKPQGVISATEDENHETVVDLLELEDAIFDPFPVGRLDIDTEGFLLLTNDGKLAHQLLAPKKHVPKKYYAEIAGKVTEEDVEAFERGVILDDGYETKPGYLTILKSDDVSEIELVITEGKFHQVKRMFEAVGKKVVYLKRTEMGPLVLDEELELGEYRELTDEEVEMLKEFRIETDSKE
- the pulA gene encoding type I pullulanase, with amino-acid sequence MLKVQRPFEAYLDEVNKITILLPHAYGTSRTFFVHDGNHVWELSIVQTLSLSGVTKYESYIEHPLDVGQSYTVRDERNEETDLQIGAVIRTAAFDERYYYDGTDLGACYRNEATTFKVWAPTALLAKVRIYKNDKEYTDYEMKREENGVWFQDLHGDWDGAQYTFLVCINLIWREAVDPYAKSVSVNGTYGIVIDLTKTCMEEQTSLTELASPTDAILYEVHIRDATMHPNSGVKQKGTYVGLAEENTKGKLGTATSFSYIKELGVTHVEILPLHHFAGVDEANPLESYNWGYNPLYYNAPTGVYATDPFDPYNRILECKQLIQMFHKHGLRVILDVVYNHVYERETSSFEKLVPGYYFRHDENGMPSNGTGVGNDLASERKMVRKFIIDSVLYWLTEYGVDGFRFDLMGILDVETMNVLQKKVTAKKKDALLLGEGWDLQTPLPAEEKAVLYNANKIPKIAQFNDQFRDAIKGSTFDVDKRGFAFGGSIDPKHLQYVLTGSLSHVKEQGLFIEPVQTINYVECHDNMTMWDKLVCSNQEAEHIQKRRHRLATVMTLLAQGIPFLHAGQEFYRSKNGNENSYNALDEINQIDWDRKEREMEAIAYIQGIIAIRMAHGAFRLPNSDLIKEHMTFLQTPSSIVAYHLQHVEQFGPWKEIVVLFHSGLQSETISLPKNETWYVLADDKVANVQPISSFQGNELQIAPISSYIVAIM
- the pepV gene encoding dipeptidase PepV, with translation MSAINWTQEVEKKKDAMIHDVQQFLQIKSVWEEETAKEGAPFGDGVAKALSFMLHKGEADGFVSKNLEGYAGHLEMGQGEELIGILCHVDVVPEGDGWTTPAYSADIRDGKIFARGAIDDKGPTMAAYYAMKIVKELGLPLSKRVRMILGTDEESNWKCVDHYFKHEEMPTMGFAPDADFPIINAEKGISDIQVVQNHTETTGGEYELVSFSSGRRLNMVPDFAEAVLVGENVAKAKAAYEQYLQKAGKTGAANVEGNTVTLQAEGISAHGSTPEKGENAGLLLVNFLKKIALDGKGASFATFVAETFTDDTLGEKAGIAYEDEISGPLTVNVGRLSYTKEEGGKLGLNVRYPVTTNFEETVQKLRDYVSAKDFQVADFSNSRPHHVDKEHVLIRTLQRVYEEQMGEKAELLAIGGGTYARSLQAGVAFGPLFPGKEELAHQKDEYIEIEDLLKATAIYAEAIYELAK
- a CDS encoding DeoR family transcriptional regulator produces the protein MKPTTTRMLTRIKSIYMYINENGTVTTKDLVDEFGITPRTIQRDLNVLQFNELVYSPCRGKWTTTGKKVRMTS